The DNA region GTGCAGCATATCATCAGATACAGCCATGCCAATGCGCTCGGCACCGCGTTTTTTGTTTACGCTGTCGCCATTGGCGTTATAATACATAATGAAAGGGTGACCGGTCAGTTTCTTTTTATCCCAGATCACCGTTTGCTTGTATTGCGTATGGTTATCCCACCAGCTTACATCTTTATCAATGCTCGACAATACGGGATGATCTAAACCCTGCCATTCATGCACCGTACCCGGATCTTTATCGGTAGAAGCCACACTTATAGATAGCAAACCTTTCTCGTACCCCTTACTTTGTCCACCGAAGTACGATAACCAATATTTGCCATTGTACTGCTGTAACTTGTACGAACCGCCCCATTTATAATCCTGCAAACCGACATAACCGGCTTTTTGGTTATTGTCCCATTTGGTAGTATCGTCTGAAAATGAAAGGATGCGGCCCCGTGTTTTCCAGTGCAGCAGGTCTTTACTATCGGCCAGCCAGGTTTCGTATCCGCGACCGTTAAAAATAATATAGCTCATATACCAGCTGTCACCCTGGCGGAAAACCATCGGACAATCTGCTTTTTGACTATTATCTTCGGGCGCTATCACCAGGCCATACTTATGAGGCGTTTTTACCTGCTCGTAAATATCCTTCATCACCTTCTCGGGTACCTCCTGGGCATGTACCTTCAGCATTAAAAAAGTACAGACGAAGAATGCAGACGATTTAAAAATGTGTTTCATTTTGATTTTAATATTATTTGGCGATGAATGTGTAATTACCTGATCCCACCTTGATTTCTGCTTTTCCATCGTGATAGCCGATAAACTTAAGATCATGGCGGGCTTTGATATTTTGTCCATCTACCATGATAGCCACACCACCTTTTACAGGCAGAAAAATGCTTGCGGTAGTATTTGCGGGGATTTTCACCTCCAGTTTAAACTGGCCTTTGGCCTTTGTCCAACTGCTTAAAATATTACCATAAGGCGATTGGTAGTTGGCTTTTGCCCAGGTTACATTACCCACAGTTTCGGGCCTGATCTCGATTTTGTTAAACGCAATGGCATCGTCGGTTGGCCGGATTCCTGCCAAACCGCTGTAAAACCATTCCATCAGGTGCCCCAACATAAAATGGTTATTGGATACCGATGGCAACGCCGCCCATGATTCGGTTAAGGCAGTAGCGCCATGGGCCAGCTGATAACCATAGCCCGGCACATCAGCCCTGCTATTCATGTCATAGATTATATCCGAAAGACCTTCATCGTCCAACACGCGCAACAGGTAACGATAGCCAATGTCGCCGGCAGTAAGGGCGTTACCACGATCACGGATATCTTTTACAATGTTTTTTACTACGGCTGCCTTGTATTGCGGTTCAACCAATCCGGCATAAACCGACATGGCATTGGCAGCCTGACTGCCTGTACCGTATTGTTTAGTATCAGTATTAAAAAACGTTTTGTTGTATGCCTGTTTAACTTCGACTGCTGATTTTTTGTACGAGGCGGCATCATCGTTTTTGCCAAGCAGCGTAGCTATTTTTCCGGCTATATTAAGGTCATAATAGTAAAGCGAAGTAGCCGTAATACCTTTGGGAGTTAGCTGCGAAACGCCGGGTGGTTTGGGGCCGAGGTCATACCAATCGCCCAGGCCCTGGTACAACAAATGATTTTGTGATTTTTTATCGAGATAAGCCAGGTACCGTTTGATCATATCATAGTTTTGTGCAAGCACCTCTTTATCGCCGTACCACTGGTACACATACCATGGCAAAATCACCGCGTTGCTCCCCCACTCGGGCGAATCGCGGAAAGGCTCATCAAACTTTACATACTCGGGCGAGATCTCAGGGATCAATCCGTCTTCCGTTTGGGAAATGCGCATATCGTTAATACACTTACGCGCCAGGCCCACAATGTCATAATTATAATGCAGGGAGCTGCCAACTAAATGCGCTTCTTCCAGCCAACCCAGTTTTTCGCGGTGAGGGCAATCGGTAAACACGCTGGCCATATTACTTTTCATGGCCCAGTCAATCAGTTTAAATGTTTTGTTGAACAGCTCGTTTGAGCAGGCGAAACTGCCCACTGTTTTGGCGGCGTTACGGGCGTGTAAGCCTTTAATGTCAACAATTACGGGCAATTGCTTCGGATTGACTTCGTTTTGAGGTACAGCGCCCTGTACCTGCAAATACCTGAAACCGTAATAAGTAAACAGGGGATGCCAGGTTTCAACGCCGTTACCTTTCAATACATAATCATAATAATGCGGACTGCCGGAAGCTTTCTGATTAGCGCTGCCATCCTCATTAGCCAGTTCGGCGGGAGTGATCCGCACGGTATCTCCTTCTTTGCCTTGCACAGTAATTTGCGGGATTCCTGAAAAATTTTGACCTAAATCATAGATCCATGCGCCATTAGCGAGTTGCTTTTTACTTTGCGGTTTCAACTCCTGCATAATTTTCAAAGGTTCGGCCATTTGCGCGTTCAATTCGGGTATACCATCTACTTTAACAACATTTCGCCATTTGGAATCATCAAAATCGTTAGCATCCCATCCCGGTTGTTCAAGGTTGGCGTTAAAATCCTCACCGCCATAAATACTGCTGAAAGTAACCGGCGAAGGTGCTGTTTTCCATGAGCCATCGCTAACAACATTTTCTACCTTGCCGTTATCATATTCCAGCATCAAACGGCAAATCATTTTAGGGTAACCGAAAGCACCGGTGAGTTTCCGGTAACGCCTGTCGCGCGGGATGTAATAAAATCCATTGCCCAGCATTACACCTATGGTATTTTTACCGGCGATGAGTTGATTAGTTACATCAAAAGGCACATACAAAGCCTGCTTATCGTATTTTGTCCAACCGGGATCGAGGAAATGATCACCGACTTTCTTACCGTTCAGGCTCAGCTCAAAATGCCCTAACCCGCATATATAAAGGGTTGCTTTTTTCAGTTTGACATCAACATTAAAGGTCTTGCGTATTAAAGGCAAAACATTATTGGCAGCACCCAGTTTTTTGGGCCCTTTACCGTGATAGAACGGTACAATAGCCGAAGAATCAGGTAATTTATCATAGGCAATCCAATCGGCACCATACCAGTCTTTTTTTGTAAGCAGGCCTATTTGCCAACTGGCAGTACTGCTCCATGCCGATGCTTTGCCATGGTTGTCCCAAACCATTACCTTCCAGTAATACGTTTTGGCGGCTTGCATGGGCTTACCATTATATGCAACCTGCAGCGATGCATTCGATAGTACTTTGCCCGAATCCCAGATATCAGCATTGTTGCTTGCCAGTTTAGCCACGTCACCGGCAACCAAAACCCTATAAGCGGTTTGCATGGTGTTACGGGCATCACTTTGTATTTGCCAGCTCAGCTTCGGCTTAAGCGATTCGATACCCAGCGGATTGGTTTTGTACTCACATTGTGGGTTTAACACCTTGAGGCTTTGAGCAAAGAGGCTGAAGGGCAGTAACAAAAACAACAGGCTGATACTTTTTTTCATGTTAATATTTTATTGCATTTCGATACCCGAAACGGCCAAACCATCGGCCTTAATTCCTGTGATTACCAGCTTATAATTCCCCGCGTTGATACTTGTGCCCGTGTTGGTTGCAACCGTGCCCGACTTATTTTTGGCAACCGGTTTAAAACTCAGTTCTTCCTCCTTCATCACCGTACCATCGGCGGCCAGTAATTGTATTTTTGCCGTAAAAGTTTGATTGCTCTGGTTATAATATTTTATGC from Mucilaginibacter sp. SJ includes:
- a CDS encoding glycosylase — its product is MKHIFKSSAFFVCTFLMLKVHAQEVPEKVMKDIYEQVKTPHKYGLVIAPEDNSQKADCPMVFRQGDSWYMSYIIFNGRGYETWLADSKDLLHWKTRGRILSFSDDTTKWDNNQKAGYVGLQDYKWGGSYKLQQYNGKYWLSYFGGQSKGYEKGLLSISVASTDKDPGTVHEWQGLDHPVLSSIDKDVSWWDNHTQYKQTVIWDKKKLTGHPFIMYYNANGDSVNKKRGAERIGMAVSDDMLHWKRYGKDPVLNHGDGITGDPYIQQIGNVYVMFYFGAFWKTGDSGVFNRFACSYDLIHWTDWTGEKLIQSSEPYDNMFAHKSCVIKYKGTVYHFYCAVNKADQRGIAVAVSKDLGKSELNFVAPPVKKSKTKS
- a CDS encoding family 78 glycoside hydrolase catalytic domain, producing MKKSISLLFLLLPFSLFAQSLKVLNPQCEYKTNPLGIESLKPKLSWQIQSDARNTMQTAYRVLVAGDVAKLASNNADIWDSGKVLSNASLQVAYNGKPMQAAKTYYWKVMVWDNHGKASAWSSTASWQIGLLTKKDWYGADWIAYDKLPDSSAIVPFYHGKGPKKLGAANNVLPLIRKTFNVDVKLKKATLYICGLGHFELSLNGKKVGDHFLDPGWTKYDKQALYVPFDVTNQLIAGKNTIGVMLGNGFYYIPRDRRYRKLTGAFGYPKMICRLMLEYDNGKVENVVSDGSWKTAPSPVTFSSIYGGEDFNANLEQPGWDANDFDDSKWRNVVKVDGIPELNAQMAEPLKIMQELKPQSKKQLANGAWIYDLGQNFSGIPQITVQGKEGDTVRITPAELANEDGSANQKASGSPHYYDYVLKGNGVETWHPLFTYYGFRYLQVQGAVPQNEVNPKQLPVIVDIKGLHARNAAKTVGSFACSNELFNKTFKLIDWAMKSNMASVFTDCPHREKLGWLEEAHLVGSSLHYNYDIVGLARKCINDMRISQTEDGLIPEISPEYVKFDEPFRDSPEWGSNAVILPWYVYQWYGDKEVLAQNYDMIKRYLAYLDKKSQNHLLYQGLGDWYDLGPKPPGVSQLTPKGITATSLYYYDLNIAGKIATLLGKNDDAASYKKSAVEVKQAYNKTFFNTDTKQYGTGSQAANAMSVYAGLVEPQYKAAVVKNIVKDIRDRGNALTAGDIGYRYLLRVLDDEGLSDIIYDMNSRADVPGYGYQLAHGATALTESWAALPSVSNNHFMLGHLMEWFYSGLAGIRPTDDAIAFNKIEIRPETVGNVTWAKANYQSPYGNILSSWTKAKGQFKLEVKIPANTTASIFLPVKGGVAIMVDGQNIKARHDLKFIGYHDGKAEIKVGSGNYTFIAK